The DNA region TCCTACGCTCTCTGGCGGCACGCACGAGGCTGGCATGCGTAACGGGGTGTTTGAGGCGGTTAAATCGTTCATGGAGCATCACAGCATGATGCAACGTGGTGTAAAAGTCTCATCGGAAGATGTTTGGAATAACGTTTACTATGTATTGGCAGCAAAAGTATTAGATCCTCAATTTCAGGGGCAGACCAAAGAAAAGCTGACGAATCGTGATGCCATGAAAATGGTGGCTTCTGCGATTAAGCCGATGGTGGAAAATTGGCTGACGCAGAATGTAGATCATGCCAAACGTATTTCTGACTTAGTTAACCGTACGGCAGCTGCCCGTAATAAATCCACACAGAAAATTGAGAAGCGTAAAACCACGGGTATCAACCTGATGCCAGCCAAGTTAACCGACTGTGAGGCAGCGGGCACCATGGAAGCCGAGCTGTTTTTGGTAGAAGGTGATTCGGCGGGCGGCAGCGCAAAGATGGGCAGAAACAATGAGTTTCAATCTTTATTGCCACTGCGCGGTAAGGTGTTAAACACTTGGGAAGTAGACGCTGGACGCATATTTGCTAACTCAGAAGTGCATGACATTTTTGTGGCCTTAGGTATCGAGCCGCATACACTAAAAGATAACCCGGATTTTTCTGGCCTGCGCTACGGTAAATTGTGCATATTGTCTGATGCGGATGTAGATGGCTCGCATATTCAGGTTTTGCTGCTTACCATGCTGTTAAGACATGCACCTAAGCTGATCGAGCGTGGGCATGTGTATATCTCCCAACCGCCGCTGTATCGTATTGACGTGCCAGCACAAGGCAAGAACAAGCCTTTACGTAAAATTTACGTGTCAGATGATGTAGAAAAAATGTCGATGATAGAAAAGCTAAAACGTGAAGGTATTGCTGAAGAAAAGCTGAGCATTCAGCGTTTTAAAGGGTTAGGTGAAATGAACCCGGAGCAGTTGTGGGAAACGACGCTTTGCCCGGATACACGACGTTTGATACAAGTGCGTTTGCCAGAAGGTGAGGTGGGCGGTGCACTTAAAATGTTCGATATGTTAATGGCAAAGAATGAGTCAGCAGCTAGGAAAGAGTGGATGGAACGTCGCGGTAATGATGTGGAGGCGGATGTTTAATGGATACAGGAATGTTAGAAAATAATAACGAAGAAAATGCAGTACCCATTGGTGAATATGCAGAGGAAGCTTATTTAGCTTATGCCGTATCTGTGGTGAAAGGGCGTGCTTTACCTTCTGTTGAAGACGGCCAGAAACCAGTGCAACGCCGCATTCTATACGCAATGAAAGAAATGGGCTTAGTGGCTGGCGTTAAGCCCGTGAAGTCTGCGCGTGTGGTGGGTAACGTGTTAGGTATGTACCATCCACATGGTGATAGCTCTGCTTATGAGGCTGCGGTGCGTTTAGCGCAAGACTTTACATTACGTTATCCATTGATTGACGGACAGGGTAACTTTGGCTCACGTGATGGTGACGGCGCAGCTGCGATGCGCTACACCGAAATGCGTTTGTCGCCGATTGCCGATTTACTATTGTCTGAGATTGACCGCGGCACTGTAGATTTTCAAAGTAACTATGACGGGGCGTTTCAAGAACCAGTGCTGCTACCGGCACGTTTGCCGATGATGCTGTTGAACGGCGCCTCTGGTATTGCCGTGGGTATGGCGACTGAAATGGTGCCGCATAATATGCGCGAGATTGCAAACGCTGTGCTACATATTATGGAAAATCCAAACTGCACCACTGCGGATTTCATGCAGCATGTGCCTGGCCCAGATTTCCCTGGTGGTGGCCAATTAATTACACAAACTGCGGATATTCTTTCTACGTATGAAATAGGGCGTGGTTCATTAAGGCTACGTGCACGCTGGATAGTAGAGCCAATGGCACGAGGCCAGTGGCGCATCATTATTCATGAGCTTCCACACGGCGTTTCTGTGGAAACGATACAGGATGAGATTCTTGCTATCTCAAACCCGAAGCCGAAAAAAGATAAAAAGACGATTGATCAAGACCAATTACTGGTAAAGCAGTCAGCCCTGAGCATGATAGATACGGTCAAGAGTGAGGGTAAGAAAGACGTACGCCTGATTATCGAGCCTAAAACCAGCAAGGTCTCCAGTGATGAGTTGATGGCTTTTCTGTTGCTGCATACCAGTATGGAAGTGTCATGCCCAGTCAATATGGTGATGATTGGTACAGATGGACGTCCCGCACAAAAAGGCATGATTGCTATTCTTAAAGAGTGGATTGCATTTAGGCTGAATGTAGTGCGCAGACGTTGCCAGTTTGATTTAGATAAAATCAATAAACGCATCCATATTCTGGAAGGGCGCATGATTGCCTTTCTGCATATTGATGAAGTGATTAAAGTTATCCGTAATTCGGATGAGCCTAAAACCGATTTGATAGCAGCATTTCAGTTAAGTGAGATACAAGCGGAGGATATTCTGGAAATTCGCTTGCGCCAGTTAGCTAGGCTGGAAGGCTTTAAGATTGAAAAAGAACTAAAAGACTTGCGTGAAGAAGCGGATGGTTTGCAAACGATTTTAGGTAGCGATACCAAGTTACGTAGATTGACCGCAAAAGAAATTAAGCAAGATGCTGAGAAATATGGTGATGATCGTCGTACCTTGATTGAACCAGTAGAGCGTGCGCAGGGTGGGCAAAAAGCCTTTGTCGTGGATGAGCCTGTGACTATATTGTTATCTAAAAATGGTTGGATTCGCGCAAGGCAAGGTCATGGTGTCGAGCGTGATTCCATTACTTGGAAAGCTGGTGATGGTGAGTTTGCCGTGATAGAGACGCGTACGGTGCTGCCAATTGTGTTGCTTGATACTAGTGGTCGATGCTACGCATTTGATGCATCTACAGTGCCTGGGGGCAAAGGCGATGGCATACCAATTAGCTCTATTATCGAGGTGCAGAATGGCGCTAAATTAGTCCATGCGCTTTCAGGTAAGGATGATGATAGATACTTGTTTGCCACTTCCAACAGTTACGGATTCATTGCACCTTTAAAAGGCTTGGTAGCAAGACCCAAAGCGGGTAAGGCTTTCATGAAGCCAGAAGATAAGGCAATTATTCTGCAACCGATTAAACTGGACGAGCGCACACATATTGCTGTGACCTCATCAGAGAACAAGCTGCTGGTTTTCCCTGTCAGTGAAGTGAATGAGTATCCAAATGGCGGTAAAGGCGTGCGAATCATGGATATACCAGACAAGGTGTCATTGTCTCGCATTGAGTTAAGTGATGGGCAGTCTGCCGCTATTGTAGTGAAAAACAAAACTAAGGTAATTGATGGAGAAGTGTTGTTTAAGTATTTATCTAAGCGTGCTAGAAAGGGCTTTTCCGTGCTTGATAGTAAACCTGTCATAAGAAAACAAGCGGGTCTGTTTTAGCGTTAATCTGAAATCTCATGCCTTTGTGTGTACAGTGGTGATCGTTAGTTGATGCTTTATTGTCTTAATAAAGCATCAACTGAGTGAATGCTCATAGAACTCAACTCTCTTCACCAGCACACAATTATTTTTTTAACTTCTCGTAAAAATTGTCGTGGATTAGCATTCCCAACAACATGGTAACGACAAAAATAATGGCTTCCCTATACCCAGCGCCTAGTGCAACGATTGCTGGCCCCGGACAGAATCCAGCAAGTGCCCAACCTGCGCCAAATATAAAACTGCCGATAATCAGTTCTTTAGTAATATGTGTTTTTTCTGGTAAGTGAATGGGCTCATTAAATAGCGTTGTATTTGTTTTTTCAGCTTTTCTAAAGCCAAACACCCCAACCAATATAGCACCTAGCATCACAAAGGCTAAGCTAGGGTCCCAATTGCCCATAATATTTAAGAAACCAATCACTTTAGATGGATTAGTCATCCCTGAAAGAATAAGGCCTATACCAAAGATAACACCAGCAATTAATATAATCATATTTTTCATCATTTAGATTATTTCCATTTTTAAATCACATGTATCAATAAATAGGTAACGACAAATCCTGAAAGCATAAAACTCATGGTAGCTAGTAGTGAGCGCAAAGATAACCTACTTAGCCCACATATACCGTGACCACTTGTGCAGCCAGCGCCCATTCTTGTACCAAAGCCTACTAATAGCCCTGCGATAACCAGTGTAGAGTAAGAGGCGGAAATCTCTGATACTGGTAAAGGTGTAAATAGGGCATAGAGATAACTGGAGATAAGTAAGCCTGTTATAAACAATACTCTCCACAAATAGTGGTGTTTTGGCGTGTTTTTGAATTGCATTAAACCGGCAACAATACCGCTGATGCCAGCAATTTTTCCGCTTGATAGCACTAGGATGGATGCAGACAACCCAATAAGCAAACCACCGATTAGAGATTGTATAGGCGTGAAATTTTCCATTGCTTTATCCTTGCTGTGATTCCGGCACGCCGCATTTTCGGTTTGCGGGTACGGCAATATCAATCATGGTAGGTTTAGGTAGATTTAAGTTTCGCATAATCTCAATAAATGCTTCTCTTGATTGATTGGCTAAACGTGAGTTAGTTAGTTTTTCCTGTGCGATACAACTGACACGCCTACCGTTGTAATCATGCCCTGGGTAGACTAAAGTTTCATCTGTTAAAGTAAAAAGTTTAGTGGAGAT from Methylotenera sp. L2L1 includes:
- a CDS encoding DNA topoisomerase IV subunit B, which produces MAEKEYDADSVKVLRGLEPVRARPGMYTRTDSPTHIVQEVIDNAADEALGGHATSIYVTIFKDGAVEVSDNGRGIPVEIPKGETQPAVELVFVQLHAGGKFDKEDENSSYRFSGGLHGVGVSVTNALSTRLEVKVKRDGKVHGLIFENGNCIEPLKEVGKCLKRDTGTTVKCWPDPKYFDSPKVSIQQLEHLIKSKAVLLRGVSVTLSIESADGFEERSWTYADGLPQYLDELIGEREVEDDEVPIPIISGEFYHQDNTDGISKGEGAIWALSFGAGGGRGESYVNLIPTLSGGTHEAGMRNGVFEAVKSFMEHHSMMQRGVKVSSEDVWNNVYYVLAAKVLDPQFQGQTKEKLTNRDAMKMVASAIKPMVENWLTQNVDHAKRISDLVNRTAAARNKSTQKIEKRKTTGINLMPAKLTDCEAAGTMEAELFLVEGDSAGGSAKMGRNNEFQSLLPLRGKVLNTWEVDAGRIFANSEVHDIFVALGIEPHTLKDNPDFSGLRYGKLCILSDADVDGSHIQVLLLTMLLRHAPKLIERGHVYISQPPLYRIDVPAQGKNKPLRKIYVSDDVEKMSMIEKLKREGIAEEKLSIQRFKGLGEMNPEQLWETTLCPDTRRLIQVRLPEGEVGGALKMFDMLMAKNESAARKEWMERRGNDVEADV
- the parC gene encoding DNA topoisomerase IV subunit A, giving the protein MLENNNEENAVPIGEYAEEAYLAYAVSVVKGRALPSVEDGQKPVQRRILYAMKEMGLVAGVKPVKSARVVGNVLGMYHPHGDSSAYEAAVRLAQDFTLRYPLIDGQGNFGSRDGDGAAAMRYTEMRLSPIADLLLSEIDRGTVDFQSNYDGAFQEPVLLPARLPMMLLNGASGIAVGMATEMVPHNMREIANAVLHIMENPNCTTADFMQHVPGPDFPGGGQLITQTADILSTYEIGRGSLRLRARWIVEPMARGQWRIIIHELPHGVSVETIQDEILAISNPKPKKDKKTIDQDQLLVKQSALSMIDTVKSEGKKDVRLIIEPKTSKVSSDELMAFLLLHTSMEVSCPVNMVMIGTDGRPAQKGMIAILKEWIAFRLNVVRRRCQFDLDKINKRIHILEGRMIAFLHIDEVIKVIRNSDEPKTDLIAAFQLSEIQAEDILEIRLRQLARLEGFKIEKELKDLREEADGLQTILGSDTKLRRLTAKEIKQDAEKYGDDRRTLIEPVERAQGGQKAFVVDEPVTILLSKNGWIRARQGHGVERDSITWKAGDGEFAVIETRTVLPIVLLDTSGRCYAFDASTVPGGKGDGIPISSIIEVQNGAKLVHALSGKDDDRYLFATSNSYGFIAPLKGLVARPKAGKAFMKPEDKAIILQPIKLDERTHIAVTSSENKLLVFPVSEVNEYPNGGKGVRIMDIPDKVSLSRIELSDGQSAAIVVKNKTKVIDGEVLFKYLSKRARKGFSVLDSKPVIRKQAGLF
- a CDS encoding DUF6691 family protein encodes the protein MIILIAGVIFGIGLILSGMTNPSKVIGFLNIMGNWDPSLAFVMLGAILVGVFGFRKAEKTNTTLFNEPIHLPEKTHITKELIIGSFIFGAGWALAGFCPGPAIVALGAGYREAIIFVVTMLLGMLIHDNFYEKLKK
- a CDS encoding YeeE/YedE family protein, translated to MENFTPIQSLIGGLLIGLSASILVLSSGKIAGISGIVAGLMQFKNTPKHHYLWRVLFITGLLISSYLYALFTPLPVSEISASYSTLVIAGLLVGFGTRMGAGCTSGHGICGLSRLSLRSLLATMSFMLSGFVVTYLLIHVI